One genomic region from Artemia franciscana chromosome 17, ASM3288406v1, whole genome shotgun sequence encodes:
- the LOC136037497 gene encoding uncharacterized protein LOC136037497: MRIYNASVSSVLLYAAETWPLKSTILKMIDVCQTKQLRRIEGFRWDDFVSNARLLTLTSQVPFSVQIAQRSLRWFGHLLRMPKSTPARIVYDFDPKAYGWSRPRGRPRTRWKDSLDKFLVMANIAVDEASHLAADRSAWRSQVAKLSTPHPMWEEP; the protein is encoded by the coding sequence ATGCGAATCTATAACGCATCCGTAAGCTCCGTCCTGCTCTACGCGGCGGAAACCTGGCCCCTCAAATCAACCATCCTTAAAATGATAGACGTCTGTCAGACGAAACAGCTTCGCCGGATCGAGGGATTCCGGTGGGATGATTTTGTAAGCAACGCAAGGTTGCTTACTCTCACCTCCCAGGTGCCATTCTCAGTCCAGATAGCGCAGAGGTCTCTCAGATGGTTCGGACACCTCCTACGAATGCCGAAATCAACGCCAGCTCGAATAGTGTACGACTTCGACCCAAAAGCCTATGGCTGGTCTCGCCCGAGGGGCAGACCTCGGACAAGGTGGAAAGACAGCCTCGACAAATTCTTGGTGATGGCCAACATTGCTGTCGACGAGGCGTCCCATTTAGCAGCAGACCGGTCCGCCTGGAGAAGTCAAGTTGCGAAGCTCTCTACGCCGCACCCCATGTGGGAGGagccttaa